The genomic window GGTGAATGCTCATCACaaaggttcacagattcctggctgattgactTTCTGAGGGTTTAAACTCTGATCATCATATTCACAAGTTTGgtactgagttaaaagggtggagctctctcaGGAAGAGACTTGTGAGTTCTCCAAGTACCTTGTTAGCTTCTTACCTGTGTTCAAccttgttgattcaattcaaatgtagacaaaggagagttaatcctgtcttcacaatctaagtagGGGTTAGTATTAACTagagtgttaactcaaaatagatactgggaataaagaattccctttcacagaatTGTGTGTGAGGGGGAGACAGGGCAAAGGGCCATGCAAGAATCAGCCAGAGCCTTGGCAAGGACCCTTCACAGGCcatgaagagggagaagggagtgatGGGAAGGGTGACAGAGGCTTTCCTGAAATAatatgtggtacctcagaggggTTTTACTTTGCAgggatacaatttttttttaatgtataaaacagAATCATAGTAGTCCAAAGGAAGCAGTTGTATTGGAATTgttattaaagtatattttaaaaccaaattaatCAAGCACAGCCAAGAATCCTGGCACTCAACATTGCTGGgttgccaaattccaaaagaaggaagagagcaggACATCAAACCAGTGTCAAAGGAACTGGCTATGTTTTATTTAAAGCAGAGTTGTCTCTGTTGAAGTTTATCCATGTGGTCTTCCTGCAGGCTGGTAGGAATTCTTAGGGCCATTGGCAGCAGCATGTTGGAGTCCAGGCTATACTCCTGGCCCCTGTCCTTCCTCTGCCAGATATGCCACAGAAACATATTTACTCTGGAAACTCACTGACCTTCTGGACTTACATTGTAAATAATTCTGTCCCTGTGTCCTCTTCCTCTGACTGGATGCTTCTTCACAGAAGCACTAAGTCCAGAAgagtagctgtgtgattctagtcAGGCCATgacatttctgagcctcagtttctttattttctgaattcattATAAATAATGCAAGAGGTCATTTGAGTATCCAATGAGGCTGCTCCTCTTAAGCCTTTTGCCAGCCTTAAAGTCCCATGTCAATGCCAGCTACTCTCATtaatctctcttctcccctctctgctTTATCCTTCttaatattcccttttctctctacccCCTGCCTGGTCTTTCCTCCTCTCCGTTCcctatctatctctttctgtagCTTCCTGTTGCCCTCTAACCCCTTCACCAAGTTCCTGACCTCTCCCAACATCCTACATCCCATTCCTGACCTCTCCAGCTCTGTAGCTACCTTCCTTCTCATCTTCATCCACTTGGCTGCTCTTCTCAAGCCCTGGGATAGCCTAGCCTCTGGCCATtacagtggaaaggaaaactaaagcaagttttggactttctgccagtcaggtggaacaaacagtagTTGTAATGTTAGAGacaagatattgacaagaatgacagttggtggagaGAGGGGCAACTGGAAGTGGAAGTTGGTCTTGTGAGGAGCActctcttcctgtttctagatagaagtgcctctattcatgaatttcccaactgtgtgatctacctggatccctgtgatcatATTCATCGGACAAAAGGACTCAGTGGAAACAGTTTGGATTGTAAGGCCAGTATTTAGGGGtatcagcccgaagagacaggcccaaccacctctgaagatcagaacttttcttcctcttgctgtctactgctaagactttgaatttaagaaaactagcacagaatagcatagacaggaataaaagaaaccctccctccctctgtgagacctggcctcagctcaaaagctgagagagactcaaaccttatctagggaaatccctcttccttcttccctgataccttccccAATCCAACATTgtcattaaaatttatctttatttaaataaccgcagtcagataagaggactatcatttcaggggacatagagggagctgaatctcAAGATAGTCATTCAAGTAtcaatggtccttattggaccccttctGGGCAACtaagtctggggggaggctttCCCTCAGGAGGATCTGTGTTTACCTATtctggggtatcttccacatGAATCCAATAGAGAAGATAtctcctcaggctatcataagtggcccatttcttgggaaccccatttttcaaaaatagcctctcagtaGTGAGCATCTCACTCCTTTtccctcaccagcagccatatttcctctctcccctcaactcctccattccctgttacaaaacctacagtatcccctgttctttatattccacccattttccctataaatattacattactcAGCCCCTGAGTACAGGAGGGAAATGGAGCATCTCCTTCAGCCTCTCTGCTCAGAGTTTAGCTCGTTCCTCTCtgccagacagacagagaggaaagaatcaGGCTTCTCTGcagtcctttctccctttcccaagaGGACTATGTTCTGTGTGTGACTGCCTGGAAGAGGAGGGCACTTTCTGGGACATCAGGCTCAGGAAGGATCACCTGGCCATCACTCCAGGCTGGCCTTATTGGCTAGAATGAAAGGGGTCCTTCTCTGAGGAGACACAGGAAAAtcctctgtgaagattggatttagctctcccctgattgttacaatcaagatacttagctcttcttttattgtgaagattaaattgtaatccctgtgAATTTTTGATTTTGGCCaccctgattaaatctttaaaatcctaacaaaacaaggttgtctacacccctacttatgGATCAAATGTTGAGAAGGATGACCAATGACCAACATGTTCTATCAAGTGACAAATCGgaaacaactgacagatgccctaggctgtcctaagtcaagcttaagctaccattggtacatgtgagatgcaggaagtgatattaaaaaaagtctatatattcacgCCACTTCCTCTTGCCAGTTCTcttttggtggagaggtggcttgtggcagtgtgctgggcatcttggcatcttggcatggctgcagctattgtcccgGTTTGGTgatgagtgtccttgatacagtaactgggagaagcttaatattgtgggtcaggtgaggtgtGTTCCCTgaactctcttggagtttaggctgattcctttttttcctttacctttcctaaaaacgtcatcctcctaggaggcccctcatctcggaggaggccttgtggctggaaggtctctgaactccccttggctcaggctaggccagagaaatcttataccctttcccctctctgttcttcttcattccttccctctatattaattaaactaacatacaattcccaaactgacttgaatatttttattgggatttgaatgaaTCCCTGGTGActataaggataatatattagtcagaACCCCTACATTTACCCCTTACatcctctgattgtaacaatgaaggtacttagctcttcctttattgggaagattgaattgtaatacaCAATGTAGTTTTAGactttaatctacaaaaaggtggtaactcagtattttaagtagatctacccattttaaatacaaaaggtgttaagtagctACAAAAagtgatctaaccaaaaaaggtgttaaataactaaaAAAGGTTTACTCAAAccaaagaaggtatgaactaaagagtgggcagtcctggagagtagcatctgctgtgatttgtgtgaaatttagggaaggtgacacaagagaaaaagatctttaagaagatcagaggccagaagaagatattttgATTCAAGAttcgagttggatggaggattctctAACTTGGTGTTGGACccgaggaactggacccctgaagGAACTCAGGccggagacctcagactgcttttccttttagatggtcaccattagtgagtgaaaggctgacttaatgaccatgcctttctcagaggtctaaacttctgAGAGAGTCCCATCGTTTTGAGACTTTTTtctcctggctggggcttagaaattctgatatcagaagaagccagatctctctctccctctctctctctctctgtatacatacatatacatatatatatatatatattccctctattataaataaactacgataaattctatttacttgagtaatactttttgggatttagaatttaaatccctggcgaccacctaattaatatttccatctcaaccacaaataaatttaacacctcCCATGGATGGGAGAACAACCTTTGTCCTCTAGAGGGGCTAGACTCTCCTCAAATAAAAGTCTACTGAACTTGTCCGTTTACCTTACCCATTAAAGGGCTTTGCTGTAAATGAATGATGgaattaacaaaaataatgaaaagaaaattatcgaaaataaactgaaattcctaacattttagaaatagtttgaatttcttattaaaataagacATGTAGAATGtctcatgcaaaaaaaaaacttatgatttttaaaaatcattgaagaTAAATAATACACAAAATCCCTagtttaaaaataagcaaatatcgtaaaaataatattttattataagacAGAAATTGCAATATTAACATCTAGATGAAGTGACATTCAAACTAGAAAACATTATCTTGTTTGTAATATGTAAAGATAAATATCAATCCCATGTAAAACTAGGAATAAgtgagaggagaaaatatatttataaaaataataaaatataaatggttTGTATTTGATTgtcaaaaatgaggtaaagaatgaaataaaaaattgaattcattattaTGCTACTAAACAGAAACACATTTCATGATAATCATACAGCCAAATGAAACTTGTGGacctaagttgtttttttttttcagcacaaGTTTTCTAGTgtagaaaattttgtattttgtaccAAAACATTCTCACAAGAAGCGTACGGAAAAGGTTTATATCTAACATGATCAGATGATCAATGAGTACTAGATGCTTACAGAGCCCTTTGGCATATTCATCACATTACTAAAGTTTCTCACCAATATGGGCCCTCTGATGGTCAAgaaaatatgactgaaaactGAGGACTTTCTCACAGCCTTCACATTTATAAGGTTCCtcaccagtgtgaattctctgatgtaccaGGAAGTTTGTTCTCTTATTGAAATCTTTACcacattcatgattttttaataagctttccagtatgaattctctgatggacaattaaatttgaactctgattaaaggccttcccataatcattacatttaaatggcttctcaccagtatgaattctctggtgtttaaagaggttggaattctgattaaaggccatCCCACAATCactacatttaaatggcttcccaccagtatgaattctctggtgtttaaAGAGGTTGGagttctgattaaaggccttcccacaatcattacatttaaatggcttctcaccagtatgaattctctggtgtttaaagaggttggaattctgattaaaggccttcccacaatcattacatttaaatggcttctcaccagtatgaattctctgatgtttaagGAGGTTGGAAATCcaattaaaggccttcccacaatcatgacatagAAATgccttctcaccagtatgaattctctggtgttgaaggaggtgcgaattctgattaaaggccttcccacaatcatgacatagAAATGGCTtttcaccagtatgaattctctggtgttgaaggaggttagaactctgattaaaggccttcccacaatcatgacacttaaaaggcttctcaccagtatgaattctcttgtGTTGAAGGAGGCTGGAACTGCAATTAAAGGTATttccacaatcatgacattgaaatggcttctcaccagtatgaattctctggtgttgaaggaggtgggaactccgattaaaggccttcccacaatcattacattgaaaTGGCCTCTCActagtatgaattctttggtgaacagagaggttggaattctgattaaaggccttcccacaatcatcacatttaaatggcttctcaccagtatgaattctctggtgtttacGGAGGTTGGAAATCcaattaaaggccttcccacaatcatcacatttaaatggcttctcaccagtatgaattctctggtgtttaaGGAGGTTGGagttctgattaaaggccttcccacaatcattacatttaaatggcttctcaccagtatgaattctctggtgtataATAAGTCTTGACCTATGACTGAAGactttcccacaatcattacatttaaatggcttctcaccagtatgaatctTCTGATGTAAAATAAGTTTTGagtcattaataaacattttcccacagTCATTGCATTGATAAGGATTTTTTCTAGTATGTGCCCTCTGATGTATGCTAAGTTTTGACCTATGATGGAAAACTTTCCCACAGTCATTGCATTCATAAGGGTTTTCTCCaacatgaattctctgatgtaaaatgagttttgaggttttattaaaagctttcctACATTGGGGGCACTTGTAGAATTTCTCTCCAGTATACATGTTGGTACTTTTCTGAAATGAGTAAAGATGAAATGCCCCAAATGTGACTCctggtttctctgatttctccacAGAATTTGTTTTCATCAATTTCTACTTCTCCAAAAGCAGAATGCAAGACCAAtctttttgcttccttcttcctcaggaatgccttattttggagttttcttcttGCTCTTAGACCTGGACTCCCAGtctgaaagagatgaaatgaaatacacAAATTTCCTTTGTGGCCTCTTCTAGGGGAACGGGACCCTTGTAGCTGAGAAAAACCAGGCACATACCCCACAGTGACAATAGCCCTAAGAGAAATGTCCTTGAGTTCTCTCAAACATAGCCTGAATTCAtggggaaaaggcagagaaggTCAACAGAACTAGGAGGGAAAAGTGGCCATGATCCATGGGcaacacagagctaggaaggaatTGATGGAGGTGGGTAATGAGGAGTGATCAGAGAATCGGGAATCCAAGCCATGGGAACTACCAAAAGAGTTCAAGGATGAAGGAAGATGAGGGGAAATATCAGAAGGACAACTGAATGATTGTAATGAATAAACACTGTGTAAAAGGAAGTTGGAATGAGGTAGAGAGGCCTATCAATGCCGAACAGAGGAAGACTcatgaattctttgttttttaaacccttaccttccctctcagaatcagtactgtgtatcggttccaaaggAAAAGAGCAGGAAAGAGTAGACTGTggtgattaggtgacttgctcagggtcacatagttggaccCATGAATTCTAGAGCAAATGGGAATCACTGGCATTTCTTGAGTAGGAGAATGGCATGGTCTGATTGGGATAGGAGAGTCAAGTCAGACTCCACCATCAGTCATAGGAAGCAGCACTGTGGCCTAAAGAGAACCCTAGTTTAAGAGTCAGGAAATCTGGCTTCAACTATTAGACTACCTACTTAGTAGACACTGGGTCAATCACTGACTTCTCTTATTTCCCCTGCTAATTGCAGATAATGTCCCTCCTAATCTAGTAGCAGTGAAGTGATGGTGAGGGGAAGAGTTCACAagggcctaaagtcagaaagatttgagttcagatctgggcttcagactcttcctagtttggtgaccctggccaaataactttacctctgctgactcagtttcctcactggtaaagTGACAACCTacctcttaggattgttgtgaggatcttaaGAGATAGCATTAAAAAGTGCTCAGTATAGCCTAGCATAGAATAGACTTGCTGTCgatattttatttatccattaatttatctattatctctaaGTCTGCTTCtgaagtttctaaattttttatgtCAAGTTGTAACCGATTTGATAACActctaaacatgaaaaaatagatCAGTGGACATGTGTTGAGAGCttattattagctgtgtattatgctaagtgctggacatccaagaaagaggtaaaaaatggcCCCTACTCTGAGGAAGCTCacaggagacaacattcaaacaaaaacatACCAAGGAAGCTATACATAGGATTGataggatatccaaggaaataaataTCTCCTGGTTCCCTTGACCTTTCTTAGTATTGaggtcccttcccattccctATGTTCTTATCTGTTTGCCTTAGGGTAAATGGGAAACTCCTAAAGGAAaggcttttttgcctttttttttgccttatttgCCTTTGGCCTTTGATTCCTCATCACCTAGAACTGGGAGTAGCACCTACCAGAGATTTCATAGATAAGGGTTTCATTGGGGAACTAAGGCCCCTGAGGAATCCAGGGCCTCCTTTCCTCTGCAATCAGGGGTGACCCTCAGCTACCTTGTTCTAGGTCATTGGTCCTCATTAAGGAAAGAGGAGACCCCTCTGAGAGCTTGGGGTGAGGGACTGAAGCAAGGAGgacttgaggaggaggaggaggaggaggaggagaaaatggggcaGACTCACCCACAGCAGGAACAGACCCCAGAAGGCCCTGAAGCTCAATAGAGTAACCTCAGGTTCAGTTCAGTGGGACAGAACAAGAGCTCCCACCTAAAAAGACTCATCCAGGCTGAGGGCTGCCTGAGGAAGTCTCCATCAGAAAGTGTAGGCCTGGTACCTCTCACTTCCTTATCTGGCCTCTTTCCTCCCAAGGTTCTGAAGCTCTGGGAGTTCTGCCTTTATTCCAGGCCTCAGCTCTGCCCTGCCCCATCTTGATCACCTTCAGGTGGTGGAATTTTCCCTTAATTCAGGGCTTATTTACTTCCCTGAGGAGATGGCATAGACCTTGagaaggttttgatttctttatctaagttGCAGATTTGGGGCCCAGCCTGGtgcattttttataaaaaatattctattttcccccttaattacatgtaaaatattttttaacctccttaaaaaaatttttagtcaaattcttttcctctctctgtgggAGTCATGTGTGGGAGACTGGTGATgagtgattggatctgagggctgtTGTAGCCATGCAGAGTGAGAGTTAGACAGCTAGGAAAACTAGCagctagagagaaagagtgagataagGAGAAGGACCAGAAAGGTGAAGCCAGCATGCCTTTTGAGAAGGTCCAGGGGAAAGGATCATGGCACCATGACTGGGGCTATGACTTCCTTTATTGTGACTAAAAGAAAGTcttttatagagagaaaaatcCTAAGCACAACAGAATTCCTGGGGGCTGGATGTGCTACTCTCCCAcaggataatgtttatgaaaatgactccACACATGAACATTACCAGGGTTGCTATTATAGAGGTAAGCAAGCTGAGAAACTGTGATTGCTAATCTCTTCTGTGTAACTTGGAGAAAGGCAAGTGTGGTCCTTTCAGTCTTGGTATTACAATGACTTCTTTGCTTTCCAGAGTGAGGGGGGACTCAGGACTTAATGATGACCTTTGACTGAGTGCAGTACTATTGACTATCAATTACtgtctttatagattgtttaactctgagaagaccaaagaaagatctggcaGAGTCCTGACTTGGTTCTTGTTGAGACTCCACCAGCcatcctttgctattttataagttgaaggcaaagttaagatttatcaggataatagtggtagtttttatttagatagtataaatttgggttagtcagatcagggaggattagtgtagcctgtaaaacacaggagaagcagttccttgtggaaccagggagttttatttgggtggagttggaatcccttagagttagaaatccttttattcttatatgtttcaacatatattttatttttgataaccAGAGTCTCTTTatcatccttgtgcctggccctgaaatgatgttcatttatgagcttcacttcactgatataataTAACAGACCGTCCAGTGGctgttataaaaagaatattcctttgtgggtttgggctcgagaaggagcaaggagtctgagaaaatggaTGAAGAATAAAGGAACACGGACAAGTCAGTAATTTTGATAGGGAAGGCCTGAATCCCTATGACATTCTCCTTGGAAAGATAATTAACGGAAAATATGAGAGCTAATGAAACACGTGGAAACAAGAGTTCCTAGACAGAAAATTGGATGAGAGTATCAAGTGTGAGAATGCAAAGTCCAAGAGAAACTATCATGGGACCGCCTCCCAAATTTATTTCAGTGTGGCTTGGGAGGTGCTCATTGAAtatgtaacaaagcatagttaattcagattggatgggatggtaatgatgacaccttttgggtgtgttgacttCAATGGGTGCTTTTACAAAGAATTTGACTCCATgcaaaatgttaatgagtttgccttgaccaaaggcagcatggctaggtcaagagtcagCCCACAAATATCAGAGTTTAAACCTGTGTCTGAggacacaatatccatacatcacttatatttcttagatgtgaatatgcttggaatgctacatataaACAGAGAATACTTTGTGAGCACAGTAAGCAGTGCATctgaaatcagtttataatcaataatcaaacgCAGTGCCTATATTAGTTTTACAGTCCTCCTTTTATTTCTACAGTCACAAAAATGCCTCAGAGCAGAATTTAGATTGTTCTAATCAAAGATTAAAAATTGAGTGTGACTATGAAATCATTTTGGGGGGTATTTAATCATCTTTCCCTTTATGACTTGAAATAAAAATATCCCAATGTGTGATTTCCATAAACCTTTTTTTCAAAAATCTTACACATTACAGTTGAGATCAAAACCTGTTCTTATTAGTGTtctgatttcattcatatataatCCATAACCTCAAACAACTTTCTTGTTTTGGGATTACTTATTCTTGTCTGTTTCGAGGAACTATTTTCCTTCAGCTTCTCTAGATAGTCAATGTTAGTTCCCTATTCTTTTCATTCCATATCTCCTTTATATTTGCTTTactatgattatttaaaaaatgttgtctTCCTTCTTCCAATTCTTAATTAGTTTGTGATGAGATGGGTTTACTTCTCTTAGAAAATTCTTTAATTGTTCAGTCCTGCTTGCTTAAAATCATAGGTACATTGTTCCTAAATTGTATGAATGTCCGTGCCATAAAGTCAGTGGTGGAATTCTTATTCCAATACAGAATTAGCTTGATTTGTGATCTGTAACTTTCTCTGTTCTGCCAGTGTTGTCTTCTTTGCTCTGAGGAGAGGCTGGATGGTGAGGTGGGGAGTGAGGCAATGTGTGGACTGAAGCAGGCTGGGTAAtggaaaagagatggggaagatgAGAGAGTCTGAtttctgttttttcctctcttatccaATTCTGTTTCTCTTTGCATTTAAACAATCCCTTAGGAGGTAATccattgctttccttttttgtcaaatCCTGCTTTAAGTCTCATTTTACTATGTAAGTTAGTCTGTAACAAAATCATTTTGATTCTTTAACCCCAATGAAAATGGTTATAGGCACCTTTTCTCCTTCTATGTGTCAGGAAAGAGTGAATGGGTTTGCAGAGAGTTTTTAAACTCCTTTGTCAAAGCTGTTTTCTAATGTATGACGTCTCTGTCTCTTACTTTGTTTATATATTGCTGAGGAATGAAAAAAGACCAAAAGTTCTTCACTAGCTCCCTTCTCTTCTgaactctttcttcattttttgaacTTGCATGTTTGAAAAACTTCCTATTGCATTTCTCCCAAAGGATCCTAATTAGACTCCTTTCAAAGATCACTTTTGTAGATTATTGTTCCGGTGCAATTCTCACTGACTTCTGTTTACTTTTACATTTTATCTCAGAACATTCACTCTTTCCGAAACCTCTGCTTCAGGCAGATTCATGTTGTCGATTTTTTCCTTGTGATACCTCCTCATAGCCACATAGGTTTTTCATACACATCATGTCTTTACATATTGTCTTATCCTATTCACCTTAAGAATCAATTGtcttgggggcatctgggtggctcagttcatggagaaccagtcctagagatgggaggtcctgggttcaaatctggcctcagacacttcctagctgtgtgaccctgggcaagtcacttgacccccattgcctagtccttactgttcttctgccttggaaccaatactcagtgttGATTCTAGGAGGGAAGGTAAAACAGAATGAATTGTCTTTGCTGTAGAAATTCATCTACCATTTGTGTTTCCCCCAAATTGCATTCTAAAAAATTGCATAGACAATGCTTTCACCATTTTGTTTAATACAGAATAGAATCTATCCTATTATTTagtatagaatagaatagaatagaggaTAGAAGTTGGGTACAACCTGATAAATACTTCTCAACCTTCAATGACTTCACAGGACCATACGTACATTTCAGAATCATTAGTAGTTTTTCCACAGTCATATATGATTATCTTTAAAGTGGAATCTAAGTAAGCATCCATTCCAACTGTGGGATCAAATTTCCCTTCTGTCATGGTAGTACACCCTCCTTCCCTGACTCAGTGGCCatctgagaaagagaaggagagccATCTTTGTCCTTTATCAGTTATGTACAGTCTTAAAGTTACTTTGCTATGTCCAGAGACTCCCAGGCAGGGAGAATCAGAGTTCTCTTAAGCTCaatcctcatttttttatttgtgcaCACGAGACTGTTACAGACTATTGTGgtgaaaaatcacctttaaagattgttataatattaagtTATGGTCACCGAGGAATTTACTTATgcaattcctaaaatgaaacactcaagtcagaatggagtttatggtggtttaatcacaatgggagtaaggaaACAGGACAGGgagtaaaggagagaggaggaaagggaaaagggttaCCTCAACCTTCTGGCCAAgacagagggagattaggccctaaggccaaggtagaaaggaaaatcagtccttgactcatgtg from Monodelphis domestica isolate mMonDom1 chromosome 4, mMonDom1.pri, whole genome shotgun sequence includes these protein-coding regions:
- the LOC130454047 gene encoding zinc finger protein 665-like, with product MYTGEKFYKCPQCRKAFNKTSKLILHQRIHVGENPYECNDCGKVFHHRSKLSIHQRAHTRKNPYQCNDCGKMFINDSKLILHQKIHTGEKPFKCNDCGKVFSHRSRLIIHQRIHTGEKPFKCNDCGKAFNQNSNLLKHQRIHTGEKPFKCDDCGKAFNWISNLRKHQRIHTGEKPFKCDDCGKAFNQNSNLSVHQRIHTSERPFQCNDCGKAFNRSSHLLQHQRIHTGEKPFQCHDCGNTFNCSSSLLQHKRIHTGEKPFKCHDCGKAFNQSSNLLQHQRIHTGEKPFLCHDCGKAFNQNSHLLQHQRIHTGEKAFLCHDCGKAFNWISNLLKHQRIHTGEKPFKCNDCGKAFNQNSNLFKHQRIHTGEKPFKCNDCGKAFNQNSNLFKHQRIHTGGKPFKCSDCGMAFNQNSNLFKHQRIHTGEKPFKCNDYGKAFNQSSNLIVHQRIHTGKLIKKS